GCGCGCACCTGCTGGCCCACCTCGTTGATGAGATCGTCGAGGCGCGACAGGTCGACCGTCGTCTCCTCGAGCCGTCGCTCGGCGGAGCGACGCCGGTCGCGGTACAGGCCGACGCCCGCCGCCTCCTCGAACAGCTCGCGCCGGTCGTCGGGGCGGTCCGAGAGCAGCGCGTCGATCATCTTGCTCTCGATGACGACGCCCGAGTCGGCGCCGAGCCCCGTGCCGCGCACGAGATCCTGGATGTCGCGCAGGCGACAGGGCGCGCGATTCAGGAAGTACTCGCTGTCGCCCGAGCGCGACAGCCGCCGCGTGATGACGACCTCTTTGAACGGCACGGGCAGCGTGCCGTCCGCGTTGTCGAAGTGAAGCGACACCTCGGCGACGTTCACCGGCTTGCGCGCCGAGGAGCCCTGGAAGATGACCTCGGTCATCGAGCCCCCGCGCAGCATGCGCGCGCGCTGCTCGCCGAGCACCCACCGGATGGAGTCGCTGACGTTCGACTTGCCGCAGCCGTTAGGCCCCACGATCGCCGTGGCCCCGCGGTCGAACACGAGGTTCGTGTGGTCGGCGAACGACTTGAAGCCGTGGAGCTCGAGCTTGGTCAACCGCACTACAGACTTCTCCCGGTTCGGTAGACGAGCGTCGGGACGACGCCCGCGGCTTGAAGTGCGCGGGCGAGCCACGCGGCCTGCTCCGGCCGCTCGAAGGCGCCGGCGTACAGCGCCACGGTGCCGTCGCCGCGCGACAGCGGATAGACGGGAACGTTCTTGCGCGCGAGCGCCTGCACGCGCGCCGGCGCGTCCTGCGCGGGGACGTGGTCGGCCACGAGCAGGGCGTACGGCGCGCGCACCGACATCCCGGATCCCTCGCCCAGCACACCGCGCTGGCGCAGCGCGCCTAACAGCGAGTCGGCGCCGGCCTTCGTCGCGAACGCGCCGACGAACAGTCGGTACCACGGCGCGCCGTCGTCCAGCACCGGCGTGAGCGCGGTCGCGGACAGCGTCGCCATCGTGCGCGGGTCGAGCAACGCGCCTTCGGGCGTGTTGGACGCCGCCACCATCACGGAGTACGTCACCGCGCTCGACGAGTCCGCGGGGTTCGCGACGACGAGCGCCGGCAGCGGACCGTTAGGCGCCGGCGCGGCCGAGTCCGCGCGCGTCGTGTCGCGCCGAGCGGCTGCCGAGCGCGCGGAGTCGGCGCGCACCGGCACGTCGCCGTGCACCGACGTGGAGCGCGACCACAGCCAAACGCTCAATGCGCCCGCGAGCACGACGGCGAGCAGCGCGTACACCGCCCAACGGCGCCACGCCGGATCGCCGGCCGGCGCGGTGGGCGCGGGCTCGGGCCGCGCGGCCGACGCCGTCGGCTCCGTCGTCGACGTGCGCACCGGACGGCGGCGCGTCGGCGCGATCACTGCGAGCGGCGGCGGCGCGTCGGCGAGGGCGCCCGATGCGTCGCCCACCACCACGCTGCCGTCGACCATCGTCGCGAGCGTGTCGAGCCCCGGCGTGTCGGCGTGCGCGACGAGGAGGAGCAGGGCACCGACCTCGCGGAAGCCGCTCGCGAGCCGCCGCCACCGATCGCTCGTGAACACCTCCTCGACCGCGACAGCCTCGCTGCCGCTCGGGAGCACGAACAGGTTGCCGGTCGCGTCGGCCGGATGCGCGATCTTGTTGAGCGACACGCCGTACAGGAAGCTGTCGGAGATCCCGTGCGGGTCGCTCTCCGGGTCGACGAGCGCCTGCAGCGGCGCCAACTCGCCGACGAGATCCGCGATCGCGACGCGACGCCGATCGGCCTGCGCGCGCGCCATGCCGAGCGCCACCCACGCCGCCGCGTCCGCATCGCGTCCGACGACGACCGCCGACGCGACCGCATCGAGCACGGGCGCCGCGCGGCGTCCCTCCTCGAGCCACGCGTCGCCGGCGGCGACCGGAGGACTCGCGCTCACGGGGCGCCCTCGTACAGCCAGTAGTCGTGTCCCGTCGCTCGGCCGATGCGCTCCGCCTGCGCGCGCGTCGCGAACGGACCGACGACGACGCGATACACGAGTCGACCGCGCCGCGTCGACGGGATGATGCGCGCGGCGATGTCGCGCGGCAGCTTGAGCCGGCGCAGCGTCGCCTTGGCTTCGCTTTCCGTGCGTGCCGCCGCGAACTGCACGGTGAAGCCCTTCGCCGTCGTCTCCGCCGCCTCGGCCTGCGGCACGATCGGCCGCGGCGCGTGCGTCGTGTCCGGTGCGTGTGCGGTGGTGTCCGGGTGCGGCGCCGTGCTGTCGGTCGCCGCCGCGGTGTCGGTCGGCGCGCTGTCGACGGGCGCCTCCGACTGGAACTCCACCGGCTTGTCGAGCCCCGCGGCGCGCGGACGGAAGCCGTTCCACACGACGAGGTGCCAGAGATCCGCGCCGCCGCCGTCGATCTTGCGCAGCTGCTTCAGCGACTGCCCGTCGACGAGCACCGCGTCGTCGCCGACCACGGTGAGGATCGCGCCGTCGGGGAGCACGAGCGGCAGGTCGGTGCGCCACGCGGTGCGCACCGTGCCCACGACCTTGTCGGTGCCGACCGCCACCACCCAGCTCGAGTCGCCGCGTGCCGCGCGCGCGAGCACGTAGCGGCCGAGCGGGTCCATGCGCAGCTCGGACGGTGTGCCCGGCAGCTCCACCGTGCCGGCGACGCTGTTGCTGTACCGATCGAGCACCTTCAGCGCGGGCTGGTCCTGCAGCGCGACGTAGAAGCGGTCGCCGCTCGGCGTCGCCGCGATCGCGCGCACCGGCGCGTCGAATCGCACGACCTGCAGCGGCTGCAGCGTTCGACTCTGCACGCCGCCGAGATCGCGTCCCGCCTGGAAGAACACGCGCTCCGGCGTGCGCGCGCTGATCGCCTGGTCCGCGTGCTCGACGACGACGGAGTCGGTGATGCGCGTGCCCGGGGGACGCAGACGCCACACGATGCCCGCGCTCCC
This DNA window, taken from Gemmatirosa kalamazoonensis, encodes the following:
- a CDS encoding SPOR domain-containing protein, yielding MRSTVLLTALVLAACGSDRRSATTDTGAASSAARRGPDAVLLRVPRAGGRVSAYVYPKLDSAVWRSSEAAPALDHVLAFDGESGLLAAVDARGIPVRVDLRLGTVRQANKTPLASLASLNGVDIFGVAPPNDVTRLTPSGESWAVKLPAPVQAIEPQRDGGILVAARRGSAGIVWRLRPPGTRITDSVVVEHADQAISARTPERVFFQAGRDLGGVQSRTLQPLQVVRFDAPVRAIAATPSGDRFYVALQDQPALKVLDRYSNSVAGTVELPGTPSELRMDPLGRYVLARAARGDSSWVVAVGTDKVVGTVRTAWRTDLPLVLPDGAILTVVGDDAVLVDGQSLKQLRKIDGGGADLWHLVVWNGFRPRAAGLDKPVEFQSEAPVDSAPTDTAAATDSTAPHPDTTAHAPDTTHAPRPIVPQAEAAETTAKGFTVQFAAARTESEAKATLRRLKLPRDIAARIIPSTRRGRLVYRVVVGPFATRAQAERIGRATGHDYWLYEGAP
- a CDS encoding SPOR domain-containing protein, with the translated sequence MSASPPVAAGDAWLEEGRRAAPVLDAVASAVVVGRDADAAAWVALGMARAQADRRRVAIADLVGELAPLQALVDPESDPHGISDSFLYGVSLNKIAHPADATGNLFVLPSGSEAVAVEEVFTSDRWRRLASGFREVGALLLLVAHADTPGLDTLATMVDGSVVVGDASGALADAPPPLAVIAPTRRRPVRTSTTEPTASAARPEPAPTAPAGDPAWRRWAVYALLAVVLAGALSVWLWSRSTSVHGDVPVRADSARSAAARRDTTRADSAAPAPNGPLPALVVANPADSSSAVTYSVMVAASNTPEGALLDPRTMATLSATALTPVLDDGAPWYRLFVGAFATKAGADSLLGALRQRGVLGEGSGMSVRAPYALLVADHVPAQDAPARVQALARKNVPVYPLSRGDGTVALYAGAFERPEQAAWLARALQAAGVVPTLVYRTGRSL